From the Macaca nemestrina isolate mMacNem1 chromosome 18, mMacNem.hap1, whole genome shotgun sequence genome, the window TCACCAGGGAGGGTGGAGATTTCTCTGAGTTGGGAGGTCGCCTCCAGGCAGCCTTGAGTTTAAGGGAGCCTCTCATGCCTTCCTTAGTGGCTCCATGGGATCCCAGGGCCCTGAGGGACAGGCTGGGGGTGGAGTGGGAAGTCAGCTCTGGCTCTGAAGTGCAACAGGACTTCCAACGATGTCCTCTCCAAACCACGGTGGGGTTCCAGGAGGTGGGTACAGAGTCTTTCCAGCCGCTGTCGGGCTCAGGCAGCACGTGCAGCTCCCTTTCCTTGGGGACCCTTCCCTTGGGGGTCCTGCCAGCTCACAGTGTGTGCACCCTACTCAGAGTCGGGCCAGCCCATGTCCCCAAACTTTGCTGGACATGCTGAGTCTATGGCTCACAAAACAGCCCCCTTCTCCCCGGTTGGAGCCTGGCCCAGGAACAAGTCCCACATGTGAACCATGTTGGGTGGGAGGACCTCGCTACCTCCGCCCCACCAGCATCACCTGTCTCTAGGGGCTGCAGAGACCCGTAGGCCTGGCTGTCTCCTCAAGAGGGAATCCCACATGTTCCAGTTGTACTGGGCCCCCGTGGCCGGCTATACGCCCATCCTAGACTCCTGGGCAGATGTCTCTGGCTCCTTTTTCACCTCTCCGACAGAACAGCCTTTTGCAGAGCTCTCCCTACCTCCCTAAGAACACCGATGGGGACCGTCTGACCTCTGCGACAAATGTCATTACAGCAGGAACTGCCTTAGCTGCAGGCTGTGAAGTCTGGCTACTCCTTCCTCAAATCATGAGCTCTTGAGGGAACTTTCTCCTATGTCTGGGACCTCCTAACTCTTCTCCACTTTGCATCCGAAGCAAGCATTTAAAAGCACATGCTTAAATACATGACTTCCCTCCGTGGCAGGCTCCTTTGGTTGGCTAAGCCAACCCCTATTTCAACTCTTCTGTTTGCTTCTTCCACCTGGAAGAGCTAAATGTTCATTGTCTCCTGCACGGTCACATGTGCCTGTGGGACTAAGTGTTGGCCAATGAGATGGGTGGCTTCTTAGGAAGATTGTTTTTCCCTGATAAAAGGAACATATTCAGCTGGCGtcatcctttctctccttcctctttcttctagTACTGAACACACATGCAATGCCCAGATTTCAGCAGTCATTTATGACCATAAGGCTACAACCTGACATGCTAATGACAGTGAACCACGATTCAACAGCTATGGGTGTGATGGTGAGGTCAAGATGCTGCCCTAGCTCTACACAGACTGCCTCCTTCCAggcttcttgttttgtttgtttgtaccaGTACCAGCAGGGATGTTGCCCTGATGCAGCTGGACTTCCCCTTGCAGGCCTCTGATTTTTCCAGAAAAGTCTATCAGGGGGTACACACCAGTTAACTGTCTCCTGGTGATGGAAGCAGCTGTTGAGGATTATTCCCTAGACCAATTAATCCATTAGATTGCAACATGGTGATATTCCTGGTCCAGTAGTAGGAATTCCTCCATAAAGACAAACTTTtcatcatctatttatttttgttgcccctttcattctatttttaaaaatttttatgttttggcaCCTATTTATCCTCAAAATAATGAACTGTTTCCTTAGCATACtccaaaaatgataaaggaggtattttttataatattatgAATTCAcggtttttttttgagaaggagtcttgttctgctgcccaggctggagtgtaggctcactgcagcctctgtctctgggttaaagcgattctcctgcctcagcctcctgagtagctgggatcacaggtgccaacaccacgcccagctaatctctgtatttttagtagagatggggtttcaccatgttggccaggctggtctcgaactcctgacctcaggtgatctgcccacatcggcctcccacagttctgggatcacaggcgtgagccaccgcacctggccttattttacGTATTTAAATCACTCCAAGTTATTGCCCACAGTGATGCTCCCATCGTCGGCCAGTGGGAACATCTTCTGGTTGGCTCCTGAGAGGGACCACTCACTTTCCAGACCCTCCAGGACCTGAGGCCAGGCTGAGATGATGCTCACAGGACTCGCATACTGACCGGAACCCCGCCTGATCGCACGGGAAGTCCACTGGAAACCCTCGTGGAGCCCACCGGAAGTTTAGCGAAACACCCTCAACTTCCGTAAGAGCGCAGGAAGTTTGACAGAAAACCGCCGGAAACGGACAGAAAGGAGTCCCTGCGACCCCGTAACCTCCTGTGGCGCCCCCTGTTGGCAGAGTCGTAGCGAGGCCGAAATGAGGTCCGCGACGTGGCTGAGTGAGCATCCCGGCTGCCTGTGGATGGGTGGGTGTGGGGCTGAGAGGCGACGACAGTGGGGAGCTTCCTCAGCGATCCTGGGCTTCTCGGGTCAGGCCGACTTCAGTGCGGGCTGGAGGCCATGCACAATACCAAGCGCATGGCGTGGTCCTCAGCTGCCTCGAGACTGGCTTCACCTCTGCTCCTGGCCCTGGGATGGGGGCCAAAGGTTTtgggcagtggcagcagcaggaggaagTAGTACCTGGAAAACGTGTCTCCTGATTCGACCCTTCCTGTCTGGAGGGCTGGGCTGTGGTTTGTTCCCATAGCAACGAACAGGGCTCCCCTGGGCACCAGCCCCTTAGATACGGTGTGCCCCGGGAGGGCGCTGCAGGAGCTACAGGTCCCTCTGGTGGGAAGGGAGGCGGGAGGTGGGCTGGGGCAGCCCGACTGGCCTGCGTGGATACACTACACTTCCTGGTGGGGGACAGGGTGAAGAGGGTTGGTCCCCACCTCTGCCTTGAGCAGAGCTTCCAGTAGGTGAAGCAGTGGGGGTCTCCTGCCTGCCGGAAGGATGGGTGGGACTTCCACATCTCAGCCCAGTAGGGTGGACTGACCGGTCCTCTGACCTCTGGCTCCTTGGAGGGACTGGCCTGAAGTGGGCCCTGGCATCCCCAGCCTCCTCTAAACCACCTCCCTGGAACATGTGGGACAGGAACCCAAGTGGCATCTGAGGAGGGCAGGTTCTGCCAGGCACAGAGGGCTCCAGCGTGATTGCCACTGGTTAATGACCTGCGCCCCCTGCCCCCCCAACCTCTGGTGCCGTCCAAGGACTCTGACCCCAGTGCAGTGTCTGTAGGGAAGAGGAGCCATGGGGCTTCGGGCAGGCCCcatcctgctgctgctgctgtggctgctgcCAGGTGAGGGGTGCGCCTctgtcttctcctccctcccaccccctgccAGCCTGTGTGCTCCCCTTTGCTCTCTTGCTTTCCAGGGGCCCATGGGGATGTGCTGCCTTCAGGTACTGTAGACGTCTCATCCCTGCACTCAGCCAGCCCCTACTCCTGGCCAGGGAGGACTGGCCCCAGGGGACATGCAGAGGCCCTTGGCCCCGGGAGCCTCATCCCTGGACATCAAGGGCTGAGGGATGTCAGAAGGTGTTAGGGTAAAGAGTGAGACTGGTAGGGAGGGGCTTTCTGAGAGAGAAGAAAGCTGAGGTCTCCCACCTGCCCATCCCTCTGCAGAATGCGGCCACTCCAAGGAGGCCGGGAGGattgtgggaggccaagacacCCAGGAAGAACGCTGGCCGTGGCAGGTTGGCCTGTGGTTGGCCTCAGTGGGGCACATATGTGGGGGCTCCCTCATCCACCCACGCTGGGTGCTCACGGCCGCCCACTGCTTCCTGAGGTGAGTGGCGCTGGGTGGGGGTGCTCCTCGCCCCTCCCCTCAGCGGCTGCCTGCAGCGGGCCTTGTGTTTCCGTTCCCCTCTCAGGTCTGAGGATCCCAGGCTCTACCGTGTTAAAGTCGGAGGGCTGACACCCTCCCTTTCAGAGCCCCACTCGACCTTGGTGACTGTGAAGAGGCTCCTGGTCCACTCCTCATATCGTGGGGCCACCACCAGCGGGGACATTGCCCTGATGGAGCTGGAATTCCCCTTGCAGGCCTCCCAGTTCAGCCCCGTCTGCCTCCCAGGACCCCAGACCCCCCTCGCCATTGGGTCCCTGTGCTGGGTAACAGGCTGGGGGTCCACCCAGGAGAGAGGTAAGGGGAATATGCATTCACCAGCTCCCACTCCTAGCCAGGGAGGACCAGCCCAGGGACCACGCAGAGCCAGCCTGAGTGGTCTCCACAGACCTTGGTCCGAATGtttatcttctctctcctcccaccccaccctgaaGCTGGGAACACTTGGGGCCAGGAACCATACTGTCCAGACTGTGGGGCTCCTCTTGGCCAAGATGACCACCATATTAGATTTTGGGGATCTTGAGCCAGTGTCCAGGATTGTGCCCATGGTGGGATGAATAAGCCAAGGCTAAGAGGTCATGAGATAAGCCAGGGTCATGGGAGAGGATCTGGGCTTGAGCACTGCTCCCTGACCCCACTGTCTCCTGGTTTAGGAGTTGGGACGGGCAGGGTGGGTGGGCAGAGAAGAGGTAGGAGGTGCAGCCTGCCACCATCCCAGGTGAGAGGGAAGAGGCTCACCTGATGGGGACGAGGCTCGAGGTGGGCTCAGGCTGGCCCCCGCATCACATCCAGCCCTGGCGAGTGTCCTTCAGGAGGTGGCTGTGCCCCTCCTGGACTCGAACGCGTGTGAGCTGATGTACCACCTAGGAGAGCCCAGCCTGGCTGGCCAGCGCCTCATCCAGGACGACATGATCTGCGCTGGCTCTGTCCAGGGCAAGAAAGACTCCTGCCAGGTGACTGCAGCTCCTGGTCACCCCATGCAGAAGTGTGGGCTCTTTAGGCTCAccgtgtcctgggctctgtccccaTGTTCCCCCCCTCAGGGTCTCCAGAGGGACCAGAGTCCTTGCCTGGCTCCTTGGCCTCAGCAGCAGATTCTTGAAGGCACTTGGGGCCCAGGCGTCTCCCTCAATGCAGACCTCATGGggccctccctctctctcccccagggTGACTCCGGGGGGCCGCTGGTCTGCCCCATCAATGATACGTGGGTCCAGGCTGGCATTGTGAGCTGGGGATTCGGCTGTGCCCGGCCTTTCCGGCCTGGTGTCTACACCCAGGTGCTAAGCTACACAGACTGGATTCAGAGAACCCTGGCTGAACCTCGCTCAGGCATGTCCGGGGCCCGCCCAGGTGCCCCTGGGTTCCTCTCAGGCATCTCTGGGTCCCATCCAGGCACCTCCAGTTCCCACCCAGTGCTGCTGCTTGAGCTGTTGACCGTACGCTTGCTTGGGTCCCTGTGAACCCTGAGTCATGGAGTCCAGGGTCCCCCTTCTGGTAGGATTGATGGAATCTAATAATAAAAACTGTAGggtttttttaatgtgtattttatgtCTTTGCTTTTCTAGTAATTCATTTTTATGCT encodes:
- the LOC105467910 gene encoding serine protease 30-like isoform X2; the encoded protein is MRSATWLRAHGDVLPSECGHSKEAGRIVGGQDTQEERWPWQVGLWLASVGHICGGSLIHPRWVLTAAHCFLRSEDPRLYRVKVGGLTPSLSEPHSTLVTVKRLLVHSSYRGATTSGDIALMELEFPLQASQFSPVCLPGPQTPLAIGSLCWVTGWGSTQERALASVLQEVAVPLLDSNACELMYHLGEPSLAGQRLIQDDMICAGSVQGKKDSCQGDSGGPLVCPINDTWVQAGIVSWGFGCARPFRPGVYTQVLSYTDWIQRTLAEPRSGMSGARPGAPGFLSGISGSHPGTSSSHPVLLLELLTVRLLGSL
- the LOC105467910 gene encoding serine protease 30-like isoform X3 yields the protein MRSATWLKCGHSKEAGRIVGGQDTQEERWPWQVGLWLASVGHICGGSLIHPRWVLTAAHCFLRSEDPRLYRVKVGGLTPSLSEPHSTLVTVKRLLVHSSYRGATTSGDIALMELEFPLQASQFSPVCLPGPQTPLAIGSLCWVTGWGSTQERALASVLQEVAVPLLDSNACELMYHLGEPSLAGQRLIQDDMICAGSVQGKKDSCQGDSGGPLVCPINDTWVQAGIVSWGFGCARPFRPGVYTQVLSYTDWIQRTLAEPRSGMSGARPGAPGFLSGISGSHPGTSSSHPVLLLELLTVRLLGSL
- the LOC105467910 gene encoding serine protease 30-like isoform X1, which gives rise to MGLRAGPILLLLLWLLPGAHGDVLPSECGHSKEAGRIVGGQDTQEERWPWQVGLWLASVGHICGGSLIHPRWVLTAAHCFLRSEDPRLYRVKVGGLTPSLSEPHSTLVTVKRLLVHSSYRGATTSGDIALMELEFPLQASQFSPVCLPGPQTPLAIGSLCWVTGWGSTQERALASVLQEVAVPLLDSNACELMYHLGEPSLAGQRLIQDDMICAGSVQGKKDSCQGDSGGPLVCPINDTWVQAGIVSWGFGCARPFRPGVYTQVLSYTDWIQRTLAEPRSGMSGARPGAPGFLSGISGSHPGTSSSHPVLLLELLTVRLLGSL